DNA from Helicoverpa zea isolate HzStark_Cry1AcR chromosome 22, ilHelZeax1.1, whole genome shotgun sequence:
CGTGATGGGACATTATGAGAAGTACCTCCATCAGGTGTAATCTGATCTGACCTATAAGTTATTGTAGAAGCATTAGCCGTGTCTTCACTTCTCGGAGAAACGTTCCTTGCGTCAGCCATACTCAAGGGACTATGCGTTTGTGTATTATTGGACGGAACCTTTATCTGGCCAATTTCAAAATGCGGGCAAACAGCATTAGATGCACAAGACAGACAACTAAGCCTTCgggcatgtaaaatatttggatCATTTTGATTCCAAGAAAGTTGATGTATCTTAAATGTCCCTTTATAAGCTTTCATCGCATTTTTATCTACTATTTCTTGAATGTCTTCAATATTTGGATCCCCAATTCCGTAGATCTCAATTCCTTTACAGTTCTCTTTTAGACATAACATAAGTGAGTCATAGTCAGACACATCTTTGCCCATCGCAACCGAACTGTCGCACAGCCTTTTTATGCAGCCACCTACTCCGTCTGGAGCACCTTTGCCATGCCCCTTTTCGCTATAGTGCCAAACAATATCGGTCACGTCATTTAATTCTCGACTAAtgaatttaacaattaaaagaaacatagtTTTGTTTCGGTATTGGGTCGTTGGGCCGTCACTCAAAATATGTAGTTCTGTTAAATTTGGACTGAGTTCTTTAATTCGCTGTAGAATTGGTTTAAGGTGGGCACAGATCATAACAGGATCATGGCGTAAATTTTTTGAAATAGAACACATGGATGTAGTTTGGAAACCATTATTCGGAAATTCTGCCGCGCTATAATAAACGCAAGTATGAAGAGACAATTGAGGCTTCGAGCCACCAAAATGAGCCGACTGAACCTCAGCACTATACTTACAATTATAGTTTTCGGAAAAGTCTACATGCAACAAGCCTTTGGTAGACGTTAATTgttgtttaaatgtttgtattgaTCTCATTTGATGAATCATATTAGCTACATGTTGCATGAATACTGgtaaatttaaatgtaataacttCACTAGCGCACCTATCGTAGTTTTAACAGTTTCTTTAACACATTTCTTGCACTTTTTCTGTACACCTTTGATAACTACATCCACGTCTTTTGTAACCCATCTATCATAAGTTATATAATCGTTTTCGgcaaagttattaaaatcaattttcttataaaGACAGCTCTGACACTCTCTCTCTAAACATTTAGGAGTCAGTGTATTATTACAACACAATGCCTTAGCGGCATCGGATGCAGATCCGTAAGAAACAACTTTCGATTTTTGAAGTGATCGAATTATGTGATCATTATTTTCGTGTAACGTACAGAGACACGTGTTTCTTGAAGCTGCTTTTGGAAACAGAACCCAAAAAGGTCTATATCTCCTAAAAGTCtgatatgaaatattaaatcctgttttgagtttaaatattatgtgtaagtttaaAAGTGTGTCATTTAGTAAACGAATTTGCCTTTTGCTTTTTTTCCtagttattgtttcatttttaccTGCAGTTAATCTACTATATtcgtcatttattaaaaaatcatgcACAGCTTTTCTTATATCCGTTTTCAAGACTTTATTTCTAGAACTCGACTTCGATGCTTTCTGTTTTCTTTCTTCTAG
Protein-coding regions in this window:
- the LOC124641572 gene encoding uncharacterized protein LOC124641572, whose protein sequence is MPRKNTLKNLTDEEKKMRRREQKKLSMRRARAKLTEAAVEEIRKQDRERYHKKKDRGDIKTIDQFTPRQQRQIRKMWREKSKKRRQLLKMRKATESLIQENTPPASPSSSLSRVESGRAVAARNKRARKAENEALKKKVFQMGKVIKKYRMRIRRLEERKQKASKSSSRNKVLKTDIRKAVHDFLINDEYSRLTAGKNETITRKKSKRQIRLLNDTLLNLHIIFKLKTGFNISYQTFRRYRPFWVLFPKAASRNTCLCTLHENNDHIIRSLQKSKVVSYGSASDAAKALCCNNTLTPKCLERECQSCLYKKIDFNNFAENDYITYDRWVTKDVDVVIKGVQKKCKKCVKETVKTTIGALVKLLHLNLPVFMQHVANMIHQMRSIQTFKQQLTSTKGLLHVDFSENYNCKYSAEVQSAHFGGSKPQLSLHTCVYYSAAEFPNNGFQTTSMCSISKNLRHDPVMICAHLKPILQRIKELSPNLTELHILSDGPTTQYRNKTMFLLIVKFISRELNDVTDIVWHYSEKGHGKGAPDGVGGCIKRLCDSSVAMGKDVSDYDSLMLCLKENCKGIEIYGIGDPNIEDIQEIVDKNAMKAYKGTFKIHQLSWNQNDPNILHARRLSCLSCASNAVCPHFEIGQIKVPSNNTQTHSPLSMADARNVSPRSEDTANASTITYRSDQITPDGGTSHNVPSRPCKRFGFLPDSDDSDVSLPLQDERSKFLSDSDDSDVIFTPRYRHPLPTDSSSEGDFIVRPKQSQKPFVDPYTDSGDDE